The proteins below are encoded in one region of Catenulispora sp. GP43:
- the rpsO gene encoding 30S ribosomal protein S15, protein MSLDAATKKKIVEEYGTGPSDTGSPEVQIALLTYRINELTEHLKFHKHDHHSRRGLLLLVGQRRRLQGYLQKTDIVRYRALIEKLGLRR, encoded by the coding sequence GCTACGAAGAAGAAGATCGTTGAGGAGTACGGGACCGGGCCGAGCGACACGGGCTCCCCGGAGGTGCAGATCGCGCTGCTCACGTACCGGATCAACGAGCTCACCGAGCACCTGAAGTTCCACAAGCACGACCACCACAGCCGGCGGGGGCTGCTGCTTCTGGTGGGTCAGCGGCGGCGGCTGCAGGGGTACCTGCAGAAGACCGACATCGTGCGGTACCGCGCGCTGATCGAGAAGCTGGGGCTGCGGCGGTAG